In one Serinus canaria isolate serCan28SL12 chromosome 2, serCan2020, whole genome shotgun sequence genomic region, the following are encoded:
- the KCNS2 gene encoding potassium voltage-gated channel subfamily S member 2 produces the protein MTGQSLRALSEANFEDNEISINVGGFKKKMRSNTLLRFPETRLGKLLSCHSKESILELCDDYDDTKNEFYFDRNPELFPYVLHFYNTGKLHVMGELCVFSFSQEIEYWGINEFFIDSCCSYSYHGRKMEPDQEKWEEQSDQESTTSSFDEILAFYNDASKFDKQPFGNIRRQLWLALDNPGYSVLSRIFSVLSIMVVLGSIVTMCLNSLPDFQIVDSNGNTEEDPRFEIVEHFGIAWFTFELVARFAVAPDFLKFFKHALNLIDLMSILPFYITLIVNLVVESSPTLANLGRVAQVLRLMRIFRILKLARHSTGLRSLGATLKYSYREVGLLLLYLSVGISIFSVVAYTIEKEDNEGLATIPACWWWATVSMTTVGYGDVVPGSTAGKLTASACILAGILVVVLPITLIFNKFSHFYRRQKQLESAMRSCDFGDGMKEVPSVNLRDYYAYKVKSLMASLTNMSRSTPSELSLNDSLH, from the coding sequence ATGACAGGGCAGAGTCTGAGGGCTTTATCTGAAGCGAATTTTGAAGACAATGAGATCAGCATCAACGTTGGAGGCTTTAAGAAAAAGATGAGATCCAACACATTATTAAGGTTCCCCGAGACCAGGCTGGGCAAATTGCTGAGCTGCCACTCAAAGGAGTCGATACTGGAGCTTTGTGATGACTATGATGACACCAagaatgaattttattttgacaGGAACCCCGAGCTCTTTCCTTATGTGCTACATTTTTATAACACTGGCAAGCTCCATGTGATGGGTGAACTCTGTGTCTTCTCTTTCAGCCAGGAGATTGAATACTGGGGAATCAATGAATTCTTTATAGACTCCTGCTGCAGTTATAGCTACCATGGGAGGAAAATGGAGCCAGACCAAGAGAAATGGGAGGAACAAAGTGACCAGGAAAGTACAACATCTTCTTTTGATGAGATTTTGGCATTCTACAATGATGCCTCTAAATTTGACAAACAGCCCTTTGGAAACAtcaggaggcagctctggcttGCTTTGGATAACCCTGGGTACTCAGTTTTAAGCCGCATCTTTAGTGTCCTTTCAATAATGGTGGTGTTGGGCTCCATTGTGACCATGTGCCTGAACAGCCTCCCAGACTTCCAGATCGTTGACAGCAACGGGAACACCGAGGAAGACCCTCGCTTTGAAATCGTGGAACATTTTGGTATTGCATGGTTCACTTTTGAACTGGTGGCAAGATTTGCAGTAGCtcctgactttttaaaatttttcaagcATGCCCTGAATTTGATTGACCTAATGTCTATCCTTCCATTTTATATTACATTAATTGTCAACTTGGTGGTGGAAAGTAGTCCAACTTTAGCAAATTTAGGCAGAGTTGCACAAGTCCTGAGACTAATGAGGATTTTCCGCATATTAAAGCTTGCTAGACACTCCACAGGTCTCAGGTCTCTTGGAGCCACTCTGAAGTACAGCTACAGAGAGGTGGGGCTTCTTTTACTCTACCTCTCTGTTGGCATCTCCATTTTCTCAGTAGTGGCTTACACTATTGAGAAAGAAGACAATGAGGGGTTAGCCACCATCCCTGCTTGTTGGTGGTGGGCTACTGTTAGCATGACCACAGTTGGCTACGGGGATGTGGTGCCAGGGAGCACTGCTGGCAAGTTGACGGCATCTGCATGCATCCTAGCTGGAATCCTAGTGGTAGTGCTTCCCATTACACTGATCTTTAATAAATTCTCCCACTTCTATAGGCGTCAGAAGCAGTTAGAGAGTGCCATGAGAAGCTGTGATTTTGGTGATGGCATGAAAGAAGTTCCATCTGTCAACTTAAGGGACTACTATGCTTATAAAGTTAAATCCCTTATGGCCAGTCTGACCAATATGAGCAGGAGTACCCCCAGTGAGTTGAGCCTGAATGATTCACTGCATTAG